A section of the Desulfomicrobium apsheronum genome encodes:
- the queD gene encoding 6-carboxytetrahydropterin synthase QueD, which produces MTQGQWRLRVSSDFSSSHQLRHYEGKCENMHGHNFTVEVDVVGESLDQRLGILMDFKALKRLLKEVTDELDHRHLNDLPDFAEQNPSSELLARFVFRRMKDLLAPYPVRLAEVMVSEKASSRAYYSEGSV; this is translated from the coding sequence ATGACACAAGGACAATGGCGGCTTCGGGTGAGCTCGGATTTCAGCTCATCGCATCAGCTGCGGCATTACGAGGGCAAGTGCGAGAACATGCACGGCCACAATTTCACGGTGGAGGTCGATGTGGTCGGAGAGAGCCTCGACCAAAGGCTCGGCATCCTCATGGATTTCAAGGCGCTCAAGCGTTTACTGAAGGAGGTCACCGACGAGCTCGACCACAGGCATCTGAACGACCTGCCGGATTTTGCCGAGCAGAACCCATCTTCCGAGCTGCTGGCCCGCTTCGTGTTCCGGCGCATGAAGGATCTGCTGGCCCCGTATCCGGTCCGTCTGGCCGAGGTCATGGTCTCGGAAAAAGCGAGTTCAAGGGCCTATTACTCCGAAGGATCGGTCTGA
- the dnaE gene encoding DNA polymerase III subunit alpha, with product MSGFTHLHCHSEYSLLDGAIRLRDLCARAVDFGFSSAAITDHGNLFGSVPFYLEAKKHGIKPIIGSEVYVADDMFERENKKRFHLVLLAQNLVGYHNLVKIVSAGFLQGFYYKPRVDKKLLRAHSEGIVCLSACLQGEVPYALRHGTFDSAILKAREYMEIFPDRFYLELQSNGLKEQEVVNDRLMELAKETGLPLVATNDCHYLNKDDYEAHDILLCVGTGKIASEKQRLRFDTNEFYYKAPEEMEAAFAHCPEAVENAGRIADMCEVELKLKQHFFPVYDVPEGSSLDDEFRRLSEEGLKERIAALPYEVDEAAYRDRLELELSVIIEKGFPAYFLIVQDFINWAKSKNIPVGPGRGSAAGSLVSYALRITDLDPIRYALFFERFLNVERASMPDIDVDFCYNRRDEVIRYVSEKYGADHVAQIVAFGTMKAKGAIRDVARALDVSLKDADRIAKLIPDDLKMTLTKALDEEPELRKLIDSDPQYRKLYDVARRLEGLARHSSIHAAGIVISQKPMVEYLPLHKGKNGEVVTQLDMKKVELIGLIKFDFLGLKTLTVIDDALKLIRKNNKPVPILEKLPLDDPQTFELLCRGETDGVFQLESDGMRRVLRGLKPSCFEDIIALLALYRPGPLESGMVDDFIGRKHGLRKVEYEFEELAPVVHPILEDTYGVILYQEQVMKIASDLAKYSLGEGDNLRRAMGKKDPAEMAKQRVRFLDGARENNISQEAAEYIFDLMEKFAGYGFNKSHSAAYAVISYQTAYVKAHYPAEFMAAIVTSEVSNTDKILAHVSACRDMDIEVLPPDVNRSYNEFTVEGESIRYGLSGIKGVGEGAVESIVEEREKGGDFTSLLDFCQRVNLRKVNKRVLDSLVKSGAMDSFGCSRRALLEGMDKVQAMAQKRAKRKTSGQLSFMGMVEENTCNLTGLGIEDEEAALPEFGDDEKCRMEKEAFGFFLIGHPLQPFRQEIRRLGYPTLAQCADLTEKSPVQVPVLVTSMKTINTKKGDRMAFCGIEDLSGSGEAIVFSEPYVTYRELLACEEPLLMTGVVAKRDSMNEESEDGPKKAKILAESFKLLSEVVGSGTEPVVLFVRADGQDPDWAGLGEIVTRYPGQAPVQVDLGRGEYVCRLQFGPDFMVAPCPEFWREFEQWRLIRT from the coding sequence ATGAGCGGTTTCACCCATCTGCATTGCCATTCCGAGTACAGCCTCCTGGACGGCGCCATTCGCCTACGGGACCTGTGCGCCCGGGCCGTTGATTTCGGCTTTTCTTCGGCCGCCATCACCGATCACGGCAATCTCTTCGGTTCCGTGCCCTTTTATCTCGAAGCCAAGAAGCACGGCATAAAGCCCATCATCGGCAGCGAAGTCTATGTCGCCGACGACATGTTCGAGCGGGAGAACAAGAAGCGCTTCCACTTGGTACTTCTGGCCCAGAATCTGGTCGGCTACCACAATCTGGTCAAGATCGTGTCCGCCGGTTTTCTGCAGGGCTTCTATTACAAGCCGCGCGTGGACAAGAAGCTGTTGCGCGCCCATTCCGAGGGCATCGTCTGCCTGTCCGCCTGCCTGCAGGGCGAAGTTCCCTATGCCCTGCGCCACGGGACCTTCGACAGCGCCATCCTGAAAGCGCGCGAATACATGGAGATATTTCCGGATCGGTTTTATCTGGAGTTGCAGTCCAATGGCTTGAAAGAGCAGGAGGTCGTCAACGACAGGCTCATGGAACTGGCCAAAGAGACCGGCCTGCCGCTGGTCGCCACCAACGACTGCCACTACCTGAACAAGGATGACTACGAGGCCCACGACATCCTTCTGTGCGTGGGCACGGGCAAGATCGCCTCGGAAAAGCAGCGGCTCCGCTTCGATACCAACGAATTTTACTACAAGGCCCCCGAAGAGATGGAGGCCGCTTTCGCCCATTGTCCCGAGGCCGTGGAAAACGCGGGCCGCATCGCGGACATGTGCGAGGTGGAGCTGAAGCTCAAGCAGCATTTCTTCCCGGTCTACGACGTTCCCGAAGGTTCGAGCCTGGATGACGAGTTCCGCCGATTGTCCGAGGAGGGGCTGAAGGAGCGCATCGCCGCCCTGCCCTACGAGGTGGACGAGGCCGCTTATCGCGATCGCCTTGAGCTCGAACTCAGCGTCATCATCGAGAAGGGTTTTCCGGCCTACTTCCTGATCGTACAGGACTTCATTAACTGGGCGAAATCGAAGAACATCCCCGTCGGACCCGGTCGAGGTTCGGCCGCCGGATCGCTGGTCTCGTATGCGCTCAGGATCACGGATCTCGACCCCATTCGCTACGCGCTCTTCTTCGAGCGTTTTTTGAATGTGGAACGTGCGTCCATGCCCGATATCGACGTGGACTTCTGCTACAACCGGCGCGACGAGGTCATTCGCTACGTTTCGGAAAAGTACGGAGCCGATCACGTAGCCCAGATTGTGGCCTTCGGGACCATGAAGGCCAAGGGCGCCATCCGCGACGTGGCCAGGGCCCTTGATGTCAGCCTCAAGGACGCCGACCGCATCGCCAAGCTCATCCCCGACGACCTGAAGATGACTCTGACCAAGGCTCTGGACGAGGAGCCGGAGCTGCGCAAGCTCATCGACAGCGATCCGCAGTACCGCAAGCTCTATGACGTGGCCCGCCGTCTTGAGGGGTTGGCCCGGCACTCGTCCATCCACGCCGCCGGCATCGTCATCTCCCAGAAGCCCATGGTCGAGTATCTGCCGCTGCACAAGGGCAAGAACGGCGAGGTCGTGACCCAGCTCGATATGAAGAAGGTCGAGCTCATCGGCCTCATCAAGTTCGACTTCCTGGGCCTCAAGACCCTGACCGTCATCGATGACGCCCTGAAGCTCATCCGCAAGAACAACAAGCCCGTGCCGATCCTGGAGAAGCTGCCCCTCGACGACCCGCAGACCTTCGAACTTTTGTGCCGGGGCGAGACGGACGGCGTGTTTCAGCTGGAATCCGACGGCATGCGTCGGGTGCTCAGGGGGCTTAAGCCCTCCTGCTTCGAGGACATCATCGCGCTTCTGGCCCTGTACCGGCCTGGTCCCCTGGAGTCGGGCATGGTCGACGACTTCATCGGCCGCAAGCACGGCCTGCGCAAGGTCGAGTACGAATTCGAGGAGCTGGCCCCTGTGGTCCACCCCATCCTGGAGGATACCTACGGCGTCATTCTCTACCAGGAACAGGTCATGAAGATCGCCTCGGACCTGGCCAAGTATTCTCTCGGCGAAGGCGACAACCTGCGCCGGGCCATGGGTAAAAAGGACCCGGCGGAGATGGCCAAGCAGCGGGTGCGCTTTCTGGACGGCGCGCGCGAGAACAACATTTCCCAGGAGGCGGCGGAGTATATCTTCGACCTCATGGAGAAGTTCGCGGGTTACGGGTTCAACAAGTCCCACAGCGCCGCCTATGCCGTCATCTCTTACCAGACGGCCTACGTGAAGGCCCATTACCCGGCCGAGTTCATGGCCGCCATCGTCACCTCGGAAGTGTCCAACACCGACAAGATCCTGGCCCATGTCAGCGCCTGCCGGGACATGGATATCGAGGTTCTGCCCCCGGACGTGAACCGCAGCTACAACGAGTTCACCGTCGAGGGCGAATCCATCCGCTACGGCCTCTCCGGCATCAAGGGCGTGGGTGAGGGGGCAGTCGAGTCCATCGTGGAGGAACGGGAAAAGGGCGGGGATTTTACCAGCCTGCTCGATTTCTGCCAGCGCGTGAACCTGCGCAAGGTCAACAAACGGGTGCTCGATTCTCTCGTCAAGTCGGGAGCCATGGACAGCTTCGGGTGCTCGCGCAGGGCGCTCCTGGAAGGAATGGACAAGGTCCAGGCCATGGCCCAGAAACGGGCCAAGCGCAAAACTTCCGGCCAGCTCTCGTTCATGGGCATGGTCGAGGAGAACACCTGCAATCTGACGGGGCTCGGCATCGAGGATGAAGAGGCCGCCCTGCCGGAATTCGGGGACGACGAGAAATGCCGCATGGAAAAGGAGGCCTTCGGGTTTTTCCTCATCGGTCATCCGTTGCAACCCTTCCGCCAGGAGATCAGGCGGCTGGGCTACCCGACCCTGGCCCAGTGCGCGGACCTCACCGAAAAATCGCCCGTGCAGGTGCCGGTTCTGGTCACCTCGATGAAGACCATCAACACCAAGAAGGGCGACCGCATGGCCTTTTGCGGCATTGAGGATCTCAGCGGCTCGGGCGAGGCCATCGTCTTTTCGGAGCCGTACGTGACCTACCGCGAGCTGTTGGCCTGCGAAGAGCCCCTGCTCATGACCGGCGTGGTGGCCAAGCGCGACTCCATGAACGAGGAGAGCGAGGACGGGCCCAAGAAAGCCAAGATCCTGGCCGAATCCTTCAAGCTCCTTTCGGAGGTGGTCGGGTCGGGCACGGAGCCGGTGGTCCTTTTCGTGCGCGCCGATGGACAGGACCCCGACTGGGCCGGGCTGGGCGAGATCGTCACGCGTTACCCGGGGCAGGCCCCGGTGCAGGTCGATCTTGGTCGCGGGGAATACGTGTGCCGCCTGCAGTTCGGGCCGGATTTCATGGTGGCGCCGTGTCCGGAATTTTGGCGGGAATTCGAACAGTGGCGATTGATCCGAACCTAA